In one window of Henckelia pumila isolate YLH828 chromosome 1, ASM3356847v2, whole genome shotgun sequence DNA:
- the LOC140863945 gene encoding uncharacterized protein: MYNDLRNRFWWKMMKADVTRFASKYLNCQQVKAERKRRDGLLHSLAVPEWKWDHITMDFVTKLPRSSRGCDAIWVVVDRLTKSACFMPYEITYKPDEAPVIGPDMIKEMTENVKLIQSRMRTISPFRGTVRFGKRDKLSPRYIGSYKIIDKVGDLAYRLALPPALSSIHDVFHVSMLSKYQPDPSYVLQPNEAELYETLSYFERPIQILDRKDKQLRDKSIQLVKVQWSRHGVEEATWELEQDMRQRYPELFV, from the exons atgtacaatgatttgaggaatcggttttggtggaagatgATGAAAGCAGATGTGACAAGATTTGCGTCCAAGTATctaaactgtcagcaagtgaaagcagagagaaAGCGACGGgatggtctattgcacagtttAGCAGTTccagagtggaaatgggatcacattaccatggattttgtcacaaaaCTACCGAGATCATCGAGAGGGTGCGATGCAATCTGGGTTGTagttgacagattgacgaagtctgcttgttttatgcCTTATGAGATAACATACAAACCAGATG aggcGCCAGTTATTGGGCCAGACATGATCAAAGAGATGACAGAAAATGTGAAATTGATTCAGTCTAGAATGAGAACA ATATCTCCTTTCAggggtacagtcagatttggaaagaggGATAAGTTGTCACCGAGGTATATTGGGTCGTATAAGATTATAGACAAAGTTGGTGATCTAGCTTACAGATTAGCTCTTCCCCCAGCGCTATCaagtattcatgatgtatttcacgtgTCTATGTTGAGTAAGTATCAGCCAGATCCTTCCTATGTACTTCAGCCAAATGAGGCAGAACTATATGAGActttgagctattttgagcgaccgattcagattctagaCAGAAAAGATAAGCAACTCAGAGACAAGTCGATTCAGCTAGTTAAAGTACAGTGGAGTAGACATggtgttgaagaagcaacttgggagttaGAGCAGGATATGAGACAAAGATATCCAGAACTTTTTGTCTGA